In Ptychodera flava strain L36383 chromosome 17, AS_Pfla_20210202, whole genome shotgun sequence, one genomic interval encodes:
- the LOC139116506 gene encoding glycine receptor subunit alpha-2-like, whose protein sequence is MANQSTFTSIFSWQVFIQSLRQIRMSLTLTCYMNLSKFPFDQQDCGMKIMSYAHRTDKIMLHWLTGENEPVEIEPKVSLPQYAVTGSTVADGVEQYIPGNFSYLTVDFHLERLLGFYLLGAFIPSSGLVVVAWLSLWIDPVASPARVMLAISTLLALITQSNLLKSGLPKVAYITAIDIWLTVCQLLVYVILLEYGLVYVLYTTGGMTSNKRCTDRNLDKNMQMDITRCPASSKMTSFERAEPQTTLTNNPKRFMYTDGIMERAPESGMFQTQYGSRREKKISLTETSAYIGFGKRVDKVCKVTFLGIFIIFAIIYWKTYYF, encoded by the exons ATG GCAAACCAGTCGACGTTCACATCAATATTTTCGTGGCAAGTTTTCATTCAGTCTCTGAGACAGATACG GATGTCACTCACGTTAACATGTTACATGAACTTGAGCAAATTTCCATTTGATCAGCAAGACTGTGGAATGAAGATTATGTCCT ATGCACATAGAACAGACAAGATAATGTTGCATTGGCTCACAGGCGAGAATGAACCGGTAGAAATTGAACCAAAAGTCTCTTTGCCGCAGTACGCCGTGACTGGAAGCACAGTGGCAGATGGCGTAGAGCAGTATATACCTG gAAATTTTAGTTATCTGACAGTCGATTTCCATCTCGAGCGCCTGCTGGGATTCTATCTGCTGGGGGCATTCATACCTAGTTCAGGATTGGTCGTCGTAGCGTGGCTCAGTCTCTGGATAGATCCCGTAGCATCACCGGCAAGGGTGATGCTTGCGATTAGCACACTCCTTGCTCTCATAACTCAGTCCAACCTGTTAAAAAGCGGACTTCCTAAAGTCGCATACATAACG GCTATTGACATTTGGTTGACAGTGTGTCAACTTCTGGTCTATGTGATTTTGCTGGAATATGGATTGGTTTACGTGTTGTACACGACTGGGGGCATGACATCTAATAAACGTTGCACAGATAGAAACTTG gacaaaaatatgcaaatggataTAACAAGATGTCCGGCTTCAAGCAAGATGACAAGCTTCGAGAGGGCAGAACCACAGACAACTCTCACAAATAATCCCAAAAGGTTCATGTACACAGATGGAATAATGGAAAGGGCACCCGAATCTGGCATGTTTCAAACACAGTATGGAAGCCGCCGCGAAAAGAAGATATCATTAACAGAAACGTCTGCATATATTGGCTTTGGCAAACGTGTCGACAAAGTTTGCAAGGTTACATTTTTGggcatttttattatttttgccaTTATATACTGGAAAACATATTACTTTTAA